The genomic interval TGCGGTCGCCGTCGCGCTCATGCGTCCCGAACGGCTCGCCGGAATGCAGGCATCGAGCGTGCGCAAGAAGTTGAAACAAAAGGGTTTTGCGGCGGCGGTCAATCGCGAAGATATCCGTCGCGGGGCCGAGGACCTGGGGGTCGACCTGGACGAACACTTTCAGTTCGTGATCGACGCACTGCAGGGTATTGCACCGGAGCTTGGCCTGGAGAGTCCAACCGGGGTATAGTTCACGGCCAGCAAGCGCGCTAGGCGGGGCACTCGCTGGCGATAATCAATTCGTAACATCGTCTGGCCGCGTCGCTAACGAGCCATCGAACGGCGCGGCCGCTCAGCCAGACGACAACGCGCACCAATTGTCGTGGGAATGGTTGCCCGCGGCCGACTTCTTTCTGAAGAGACTTTCGATGACGGACTCTGTCGATCTTCACCCGTATGGCCTGACCAATCCCAAGCTTGTTTACAACGCCTCGCCGGCGCGGCTGTACGAGGAAGCCATCCTACACGATCGCGCCGCGCTCACCGCGTCGGGCGCGTTGATCACGCGCTCCGGCTCGAAGACCGGACGCAGCCCGAAGGACAAGCGGCTGGTCGATCATCCCGATAGCTCGCCGAACGTGTGGTGGGGTGACATCAATATTCCGCTCGACGAGCACACGTTTCTCACGAATTTACAGCGCGCCGTCGACTATCTGGAAACACGCCCCACGATCTACGTCGTCGACGGCTACGCCGGCTGGGACCCGCAATATCGATTGAAAGTGCGCGTGATCTGCGCGCGTCCCTATCACGCGTTGTTCATGTACAACATGCTGATCCGCCCCACGCACGAGGAGCTGGCCAGATTCGGCAAGCCCGATTACACGATTCTCAACGCCGGAGAATTTCCGGCGAACCTGCTGACCGCGCGGATGACGTCGCGCACCAGTGTCGATATCAGCTTCGAACGGGGCGAGGTCGTGATCCTGGGCACGGAATACGCCGGCGAGATGAAAAAGGGCGTGTTCACGATCATGAACTACCTGATGCCGCTTAGTGGCGTTTTTCCCATGCACTGCTCGGCCAACGAAGGATCCGACGGTGACGTCACGCTCTTCTTCGGCCTGTCAGGCACCGGCAAGACGACGCTCTCGGCCGATCCGCATCGTCGACTGATCGGCGATGACGAGCATTGCTGGAGCGACGCCGGCGTCTTCAACATCGAAGGGGGCTGCTACGCAAAATGCATCGGCCTGTCGGCCGCGGCCGAACCGCAAATCCACGACGCCATCCGTTTCGGCTCGGTGCTGGAAAACGTTGTCCACGACGAAAAAACGCGCGAGCCGGATTATGCCGACGACTCGCTCACCGAGAACACGCGCGCCTGTTATCCGATCGAGTTCATTCCCAACGCCAAGATCCCATGCGTCGGTGGCCAGCCCTCGAACGTCATCTTCCTGGCGTGCGACGCTTATGGCGTGCTGCCGCCAGTGAGCAAGCTGTCGCCGGCCCAGGCCATGTACCATTTTCTCAGCGGTTACACGGCCAAAGTCGCCGGAACCGAGGTTGGCGTCACGGATCCAACGGTCACCTTCTCGGCCTGCTTCGGCGCTGCATTCATGGTGTGGCATCCCACGAAATACGCCACGCTGTTGGCCGAACGGATTCGCGGTCACAACGCGCAAGCGTGGCTGGTGAATACCGGTTGGTCCGGCGGCGCGTACGGTGTCGGCTCGCGCATCAAACTCGCCTACACCCGCGCCATAATCGACGCCATCCACTCGGGCGAACTGGCGCAGGCCGAGACGATCATCGAGCCCACATTCGGGCTGGAGATTCCGCGAAGCTGCCCGGGTGTGCCTACCGCGATACTGCAGCCGAAAAACACCTGGTCCTCGGCCGACGCCTATCAGAGTACGGCTGACAAGTTGATCAGCCTGTTTCAGGCGAACTTCGCCAAGTATTCTCAATTCGCGGACGAAGAAGTTCGCAATGCCGGTCCGCGTGCCGCGCAATCAATCGCGACCTCATAGTTCGACGTGCGCCGGACTAGAGTTCTGCTAGCGCAAAAAAATGCAACCGCAGAGCAACGGTCGCCATCCGTCGCTCCGCGGCTGCATACTCCGCCTGTCGTGCGATGCGTGACTCTTACAGGGCGGCGTGATCCGTCTCACCAGTGCGAATGCGCACGACTTCGGTCAGATCTGACACGAAGATCTTGCCGTCCCCAACCTGGCCCGTGCGGGCCTTGCTCACGATGGCGTCGACGACGGTGTGTGCGTCGGCACTAGCCACGACGAGCTCGATCTTCACCTTGGGGATGAAGTCCACAGCGTATTCCGCTCCGCGGTACGTTTCGGTGTGCCCCTTCTGCCGGCCGAAACCGCGTACTTCCGAGACCGTCATGCCGTGTACGCCCTTCTCGGTCAGGGCGTTCTTGACGTCCTCCAACTTGAAATGGCGAATAATGGCTTCGATCTTTTTCATGGCGACGCTCTCTTTCATTCTCAAATCAACATATCGGCCAACGGCCGCCTCACCCGAAAACCTTCAGGTGCCACGATCCCTTAAAGCAACGCGCGTGCCATGAGAATCGCAGGGTACAAACGAAGCGATGACGCGCGTGCTAAACCCGCCACTGCGTTGCACTTTCGCGATCCCGATATTTTTTGCGCCCGCGGAAATGCGCAGCGAGCTGATTACTACGTGCGCGACGGCTCCGGCGCAGAAATCCACCGGTCGCAGCTACGCAAGATGATTCGCCATCGTGATTTAAGCCCTGCGCCGCGCCGCTGCACATGACTGTCACAAAACTGTGGCGCGCAGTTTACGGCGAATTACGTGCGAAAACTGCCGGCGTCGATGCCGTGGGTCTTCAACAGTCGATAGAGCGTTCCGCGCGGCAATTGCGCTTCGAGCGCCGCCGACGTCACCTCACCGCCGTGGCGGCGCAAAAGCTCCGTCAGGTACTGCCGCTCGAATTTGGCCATGTGTTCGTCGCGCACCCGAAAGTAGCCGGCCGGCCCGTCGGGAAGCGCCTTATGCGCGCCGGCCGCGACGACCAGCGAGTCAGGCAGATCCTCGAGCCCGATCATCGCATCCGTCGAAAGCGCGAGTGCCCGGCGAATCACGTTCTGCAACTCTCGAACATTCCCAGGCCAGGCATAGTGCGCAAAAACCTGGTACGCCTCGGGCGTAATGCCCGAGACCGGCTTGTTCATCTCGCGGCTGTATTTC from Pirellulales bacterium carries:
- the pckA gene encoding phosphoenolpyruvate carboxykinase (ATP); translation: MTDSVDLHPYGLTNPKLVYNASPARLYEEAILHDRAALTASGALITRSGSKTGRSPKDKRLVDHPDSSPNVWWGDINIPLDEHTFLTNLQRAVDYLETRPTIYVVDGYAGWDPQYRLKVRVICARPYHALFMYNMLIRPTHEELARFGKPDYTILNAGEFPANLLTARMTSRTSVDISFERGEVVILGTEYAGEMKKGVFTIMNYLMPLSGVFPMHCSANEGSDGDVTLFFGLSGTGKTTLSADPHRRLIGDDEHCWSDAGVFNIEGGCYAKCIGLSAAAEPQIHDAIRFGSVLENVVHDEKTREPDYADDSLTENTRACYPIEFIPNAKIPCVGGQPSNVIFLACDAYGVLPPVSKLSPAQAMYHFLSGYTAKVAGTEVGVTDPTVTFSACFGAAFMVWHPTKYATLLAERIRGHNAQAWLVNTGWSGGAYGVGSRIKLAYTRAIIDAIHSGELAQAETIIEPTFGLEIPRSCPGVPTAILQPKNTWSSADAYQSTADKLISLFQANFAKYSQFADEEVRNAGPRAAQSIATS
- a CDS encoding P-II family nitrogen regulator; translated protein: MKKIEAIIRHFKLEDVKNALTEKGVHGMTVSEVRGFGRQKGHTETYRGAEYAVDFIPKVKIELVVASADAHTVVDAIVSKARTGQVGDGKIFVSDLTEVVRIRTGETDHAAL